From one Rhodamnia argentea isolate NSW1041297 chromosome 1, ASM2092103v1, whole genome shotgun sequence genomic stretch:
- the LOC115750305 gene encoding uncharacterized protein LOC115750305 isoform X1: MEKGKQAMGNDVSSEMAMKMKTLCPYPVEPNSTGEGLPYAPLDWPNPGDAWRWWVGRRTDLSGFYRDRFLYLPKRLRVPGTASAFGSKSSFKRYISSQFPNADVEELFASFIWMVPSTQQRQSEDIFPQVPMVEMKSKRMKEAPFNSKMKKKARAAMSQAFPRRRTRQSYKKPAQDNTGSDESVIDVCSLTDDSTSDGSGHSEYGSEPQIDLEGIALDQSLISSCYAPKDFETQDMQNVQDLHAQFCEEDFDDCLKSLEHILSQHNVEAQVQTPFTCVGSDMAEDMSTYRKKLSSILALDFSCLLSSEYLEEISYLVEKLTADRFLTVDQLLKLKSVEEIPKAGEVFLRTKGIAEQGIKFFEDLRAMKGRVSSIKREFSELKKGAGELQSQIDSKSSLVREIDEQIAQLQSRKAELARDIESKNKAKEQVVAKQKIVANSTSAVMRAIQTAIAEIPIWEMKKKNAEKRMAEILARYAPLKGFSFEKSG; the protein is encoded by the exons ATGGAGAAGGGGAAGCAAGCAATGGGAAACGATGTTTCGAGTGAGATGGCAATGAAGATGAAAACTCTCTGCCCATACCCTGTCGAGCCTAATTCTACGGGTGAAGGTTTGCCTTATGCTCCCTTGGATTGGCCAAATCCTGGCGATGCTTGGCGTTGGTGGGTCGGCCGCAGGACCGATCTTTCTGGTTTCTATCGAGACAGGTTCTTGTATCTTCCAAAGCGTCTCCGTGTCCCTGGCACTGCTTCTGCCTTTGGGAGCAAGTCTTCGTTCAAACGCTACATCTCTTCACAGTTTCCGAATGCAGATGTTGAGGAGTTATTTGCTTCTTTTATCTGGATGGTTCCCTCCACGCAACAGCGCCAGAGCGAAG ATATCTTTCCACAGGTACCAATGGTTGAAATGAAATCTAAGAGGATGAAAGAAGCCCCCTTTAATTCCAAGATGAAGAAAAAGGCAAGAGCAGCTATGTCACAGGCCTTCCCTAGGCGCAGGACGCGACAAAGTTACAAAAAACCAGCTCAAGACAACACTGGAAGTGACGAGTCTGTAATTGACGTGTGTTCCCTAACGGATGACAGTACCAGTGATGGAAGTGGACATTCAGAATATGGCTCTGAGCCGCAAATTGATCTTGAGGGCATTGCTTTAGACCAAAGTCTCATTTCTAGCTGCTATGCACCCAAGGATTTTGAGACACAAGATATGCAAAATGTCCAGGATCTTCATGCTCAATTTTGTGAAGAAGATTTTGATGACTGTCTAAAGTCGTTGGAACATATTCTTTCCCAGCACAATGTTGAAGCTCAGGTGCAGACTCCTTTCACTTGTGTAGGTTCTGATATGGCAGAGGACATGTCTACTTACCGCAAGAAGCTTTCTTCCATTCTTGCCCTGGATTTCTCATGCTTGCTGTCTTCAGAGTACCTAGAGGAGATTAGTTATTTAGTTGAGAAGCTCACAGCAGATCGCTTCTTGACTGTCGATCAATTGCTTAAGTTGAAGTCGGTTGAAGAAATCCCCAAAGCGGGCGAGGTTTTCCTGCGCACTAAGGGAATTGCTGAGCAGGGTATCAAATTTTTCGAAGATCTTCGGGCCATGAAGGGCAGGGTTTCTTCTATCAAGAGGGAGTTCAGTGAGCTGAAGAAGGGAGCAGGGGAATTGCAGTCCCAGATAGATTCCAAGTCATCTCTTGTGCGAGaaattgatgaacaaattgcaCAGCTTCAATCTAGGAAAGCTGAACTTGCTCGTGACATCGAGTCGAAGAATAAGGCGAAAGAGCAGGTGGTTGCTAAGCAGAAGATCGTGGCAAACTCTACATCAGCTGTCATGCGGGCGATCCAGACTGCCATTGCTGAAATCCCAATAtgggaaatgaagaagaaaaatgccGAAAAGCGAATGGCTGAGATTCTCGCCAGGTATGCGCCTCTCAAAGGTTTCTCCTTTGAGAAATCCGGCTGA
- the LOC115750305 gene encoding uncharacterized protein LOC115750305 isoform X2 — MGNDVSSEMAMKMKTLCPYPVEPNSTGEGLPYAPLDWPNPGDAWRWWVGRRTDLSGFYRDRFLYLPKRLRVPGTASAFGSKSSFKRYISSQFPNADVEELFASFIWMVPSTQQRQSEDIFPQVPMVEMKSKRMKEAPFNSKMKKKARAAMSQAFPRRRTRQSYKKPAQDNTGSDESVIDVCSLTDDSTSDGSGHSEYGSEPQIDLEGIALDQSLISSCYAPKDFETQDMQNVQDLHAQFCEEDFDDCLKSLEHILSQHNVEAQVQTPFTCVGSDMAEDMSTYRKKLSSILALDFSCLLSSEYLEEISYLVEKLTADRFLTVDQLLKLKSVEEIPKAGEVFLRTKGIAEQGIKFFEDLRAMKGRVSSIKREFSELKKGAGELQSQIDSKSSLVREIDEQIAQLQSRKAELARDIESKNKAKEQVVAKQKIVANSTSAVMRAIQTAIAEIPIWEMKKKNAEKRMAEILARYAPLKGFSFEKSG; from the exons ATGGGAAACGATGTTTCGAGTGAGATGGCAATGAAGATGAAAACTCTCTGCCCATACCCTGTCGAGCCTAATTCTACGGGTGAAGGTTTGCCTTATGCTCCCTTGGATTGGCCAAATCCTGGCGATGCTTGGCGTTGGTGGGTCGGCCGCAGGACCGATCTTTCTGGTTTCTATCGAGACAGGTTCTTGTATCTTCCAAAGCGTCTCCGTGTCCCTGGCACTGCTTCTGCCTTTGGGAGCAAGTCTTCGTTCAAACGCTACATCTCTTCACAGTTTCCGAATGCAGATGTTGAGGAGTTATTTGCTTCTTTTATCTGGATGGTTCCCTCCACGCAACAGCGCCAGAGCGAAG ATATCTTTCCACAGGTACCAATGGTTGAAATGAAATCTAAGAGGATGAAAGAAGCCCCCTTTAATTCCAAGATGAAGAAAAAGGCAAGAGCAGCTATGTCACAGGCCTTCCCTAGGCGCAGGACGCGACAAAGTTACAAAAAACCAGCTCAAGACAACACTGGAAGTGACGAGTCTGTAATTGACGTGTGTTCCCTAACGGATGACAGTACCAGTGATGGAAGTGGACATTCAGAATATGGCTCTGAGCCGCAAATTGATCTTGAGGGCATTGCTTTAGACCAAAGTCTCATTTCTAGCTGCTATGCACCCAAGGATTTTGAGACACAAGATATGCAAAATGTCCAGGATCTTCATGCTCAATTTTGTGAAGAAGATTTTGATGACTGTCTAAAGTCGTTGGAACATATTCTTTCCCAGCACAATGTTGAAGCTCAGGTGCAGACTCCTTTCACTTGTGTAGGTTCTGATATGGCAGAGGACATGTCTACTTACCGCAAGAAGCTTTCTTCCATTCTTGCCCTGGATTTCTCATGCTTGCTGTCTTCAGAGTACCTAGAGGAGATTAGTTATTTAGTTGAGAAGCTCACAGCAGATCGCTTCTTGACTGTCGATCAATTGCTTAAGTTGAAGTCGGTTGAAGAAATCCCCAAAGCGGGCGAGGTTTTCCTGCGCACTAAGGGAATTGCTGAGCAGGGTATCAAATTTTTCGAAGATCTTCGGGCCATGAAGGGCAGGGTTTCTTCTATCAAGAGGGAGTTCAGTGAGCTGAAGAAGGGAGCAGGGGAATTGCAGTCCCAGATAGATTCCAAGTCATCTCTTGTGCGAGaaattgatgaacaaattgcaCAGCTTCAATCTAGGAAAGCTGAACTTGCTCGTGACATCGAGTCGAAGAATAAGGCGAAAGAGCAGGTGGTTGCTAAGCAGAAGATCGTGGCAAACTCTACATCAGCTGTCATGCGGGCGATCCAGACTGCCATTGCTGAAATCCCAATAtgggaaatgaagaagaaaaatgccGAAAAGCGAATGGCTGAGATTCTCGCCAGGTATGCGCCTCTCAAAGGTTTCTCCTTTGAGAAATCCGGCTGA
- the LOC115750273 gene encoding uncharacterized protein LOC115750273: MTPRWRGEYMGTDTTEESNGNVHASVTCENQESTEIGVTSNSNGDMPVFMPCRMLRECSKIDITDESNGNISTAKENSYLPVSCDASGEGLPYAPENFPLPGDKWRWRVGKRVAVTGDYKDRYLYLPKRLRCRDQSFRYTFASKLSVERYIRTAFPNADVDEFFASFSWKIPSKNLLLPSGVVERRPFFTAHHEEIGDHSQSDSPSGTLRCKARNKLCSSLIEQPEEAARTSIPCDFCCIEPEFCRDCCCILCFKVIMPVNGGYNYIKCEASSNDGHICGHLAHLNCALQAYMAGTVGGSIGLDAQYYCRRCDAKTELVSHVTRLFEACKSIDSQEEHEKALKLGSCLLQGSLNTSAKILLNRIQSALTKLKCGIHLETASTDESKSVVSSNGDPSLEGAPYRDALDFRTHILLDESISFDLQTPSVQLDDEIDQILRSEKVSGVGIQSSRGTA; encoded by the exons ATGACTCCTCGCTGGAGAGGAGAATACATGGGCACTGATACGACTGAAGAGAGCAATGGAAATGTACATGCTTCAGTGACTTGTGAGAACCAGGAATCTACAGAGATTGGTGTCACTAGCAACAGTAATGGAGATATGCCCGTTTTCATGCCTTGTCGGATGCTGCGGGAATGCTCCAAGATAGATATCACTGATGAGAGCAATGGGAACATCTCTACAGCCAAGGAAAATTCTTATCTTCCAGTTTCATGTGATGCATCCGGTGAAGGTCTACCATATGCCCCTGAGAATTTCCCTCTTCCCGGTGATAAATGGAGGTGGAGGGTAGGGAAGAGAGTGGCAGTTACTGGAGACTATAAGGATAGGTACCTTTACCTTCCTAAGAGACTCCGCTGCCGGGACCAATCATTTCGATATACCTTTGCAAGTAAGCTTTCGGTAGAGCGGTACATCCGCACTGCATTCCCCAATGCAGATGTCGATGAATTCTTCGCCTCGTTTAGCTGGAAAATCCCCTCGAAGAACCTGCTGTTGCCAAGTG GGGTCGTGGAGAGGCGCCCTTTCTTTACTGCACATCACGAAGAGATAGGTGACCATTCCCAATCAGATTCTCCCTCTGGCACCCTAAGATGTAAGGCTCGAAATAAGTTGTGCAGTAGCTTAATTGAACAACCAGAGGAAGCCGCCAGAACGTCCATCCCTTGTGATTTTTGCTGCATTGAACCTGAGTTTTGCCGAGATTGTTGCTGTATTCTCTGTTTTAAGGTCATCATGCCAGTTAATGGAGGATATAATTACATCAAATGTGAAGCATCGTCCAACGATGGTCATATATGCGGGCATCTTGCTCACTTGAACTGTGCTCTCCAAGCTTACATGGCTGGCACTGTTGGTGGAAGCATTGGACTGGATGCGCAGTACTATTGTCGTCGTTGTGATGCGAAAACTGAACTAGTTTCTCATGTTACTAGGCTCTTTGAGGCTTGTAAATCTATTGATTCTCAGGAGGAACATGAGAAGGCATTGAAACTTGGCAGCTGCCTCTTACAAGGTTCACTGAATACCAGTGCTAAGATACTGCTTAACCGTATTCAATCTGCTTTGACCAAG CTTAAATGTGGGATTCATCTCGAGACTGCCTCGACAGATGAAAGCAAATCTG TTGTCTCCAGCAATGGAGATCCTTCTCTAGAAGGTGCCCCGTATCGAGATGCTCTAGATTTCAGGACACATATCTTGCTGGACGAGTCCATCTCTTTTGATTTGCAGACTCCATCAGTACAACTTGATGATGAGATTGATCAAATTCTCCGGTCAGAGAAAGTCTCAGGAGTTGGAATACAGAGTAGCAGAGGAACAGCTTAA
- the LOC115750272 gene encoding uncharacterized protein LOC115750272 isoform X2, giving the protein MKQESSEIDNANETDGNIHGPINCQEMRESTEITVLDESNGKSSEIKENGDLRPVSCDLSGEGLPYAPENFPLPGDKWGWKVGKRVAITGHYQDRYLYLPERLRASEKLTSKKSCFASKLSVERYIRTKFPDADIDAFFASFIWKIPSAKLPLAHGIAIRRPFFPAHNEEIVEHSESDSDLGILRCKAQNRMCSSLLEQSEKLASPSWPCDHCCSESRFCRDCCCILCWKTISSASGLCDYIRCEAMIDANHICGHIAHLDCALQAYMAGTVGGVIGLDAEYYCRRCDVKTGLVPHVTRLLEASKSIDSPHEREKILKLAFCLLRGSQKTSAKTVLELIESALTKLKFAAREDISTADVSSEGRDESIIFHHRTQSARLDEEIDQVLQSLRKSQELEYRIAEEQLHAQKRYLHNLYQQLEQESSELACQEISDDFDNLLNLVLNRNNQIRQEVHRLQKMKEVAKGFGKTSRSTLREHFGLDVDDQSP; this is encoded by the exons ATGAAGCAAGAATCCTCGGAGATTGATAACGCCAATGAGACTGATGGAAACATCCATGGTCCAATAAATTGTCAGGAAATGCGGGAATCAACAGAGATCACTGTCCTTGATGAGAGTAATGGAAAGAGTTCTGAGATAAAGGAAAATGGTGATCTCCGGCCAGTTTCATGCGATTTGTCTGGTGAAGGTCTGCCTTATGCTCCCGAGAATTTTCCTCTTCCTGGTGATAAATGGGGGTGGAAAGTGGGGAAGAGAGTGGCCATTACTGGCCATTATCAGGATAGGTACCTTTATCTTCCGGAGCGACTCCGTGCTTCTGAGAAGTTGACGAGCAAGAAGTCCTGCTTTGCGAGTAAGCTTTCGGTTGAACGGTACATCCGAACCAAATTCCCCGATGCAGATATTGATGCCTTTTTCGCATCCTTCATCTGGAAAATTCCCTCGGCCAAACTGCCGTTGGCACACG GCATTGCCATAAGGCGTCCATTCTTTCCTGCACATAATgaagagattgtggagcatTCTGAGTCGGATTCTGATCTTGGCATTTTGAGGTGCAAGGCACAAAATAGGATGTGCAGTAGCTTACTTGAGCAATCAGAGAAACTAGCCAGCCCATCTTGGCCTTGTGATCATTGCTGCAGTGAAAGCCGGTTTTGCCGAGATTGTTGTTGCATCCTATGTTGGAAGACCATAAGTTCAGCTAGTGGATTGTGTGATTACATCAGATGCGAAGCAATGATTGATGCAAATCATATCTGTGGGCATATTGCTCACCTGGACTGTGCTCTCCAAGCTTACATGGCTGGAACAGTAGGAGGGGTAATTGGGTTGGACGCCGAGTATTATTGCCGACGTTGTGATGTGAAAACTGGGCTAGTCCCCCATGTTACCAGGCTGTTGGAAGCTTCTAAATCTATTGATTCTCCCCATGAACGTGAGAAGATTTTGAAACTTGCTTTCTGCCTCTTACGCGGTTCTCAGAAAACAAGTGCCAAGACTGTGCTCGAACTAATTGAGTCTGCTTTGACCAAG CTAAAATTCGCTGCTCGTGAGGATATTTCAACAGCAGACGTTAGTTCAG AAGGCAGGGACGAGTCCATTATTTTTCATCATCGGACTCAATCTGCGAGACTTGACGAAGAGATTGATCAGGTCCTCCAGTCACTGAGAAAGTCGCAAGAACTCGAATATAGAATCGCAGAAGAACAGCTTCATGCTCAGAAGCGTTATCTTCACAATCTGTACCAGCAACTGGAGCAGGAGAGCTCCGAATTGGCGTGCCAAGAAATATCGGATGACTTTGACAACTTGCTGAATCTTGTGTTGAATAGGAATAATCAAATCAGGCAGGAAGTCCATAGACTCCAGAAGATGAAAGAAGTAGCAAAAGGGTTTGGTAAAACATCAAGAAGTACCCTGAGAGAGCATTTCGGTCTAGACGTGGATGACCAAAGCCCATGA
- the LOC115750272 gene encoding protein OBERON 1 isoform X3: MKQESSEIDNANETDGNIHGPINCQEMRESTEITVLDESNGKSSEIKENGDLRPVSCDLSGEGLPYAPENFPLPGDKWGWKVGKRVAITGHYQDRYLYLPERLRASEKLTSKKSCFASKLSVERYIRTKFPDADIDAFFASFIWKIPSAKLPLAHGIAIRRPFFPAHNEEIVEHSESDSDLGILRCKAQNRMCSSLLEQSEKLASPSWPCDHCCSESRFCRDCCCILCWKTISSASGLCDYIRCEAMIDANHICGHIAHLDCALQAYMAGTVGGVIGLDAEYYCRRCDVKTGLVPHVTRLLEASKSIDSPHEREKILKLAFCLLRGSQKTSAKTVLELIESALTKLKFAAREDISTADVSSGRDESIIFHHRTQSARLDEEIDQVLQSLRKSQELEYRIAEEQLHAQKRYLHNLYQQLEQESSELACQEISDDFDNLLNLVLNRNNQIRQEVHRLQKMKEVAKGFGKTSRSTLREHFGLDVDDQSP; this comes from the exons ATGAAGCAAGAATCCTCGGAGATTGATAACGCCAATGAGACTGATGGAAACATCCATGGTCCAATAAATTGTCAGGAAATGCGGGAATCAACAGAGATCACTGTCCTTGATGAGAGTAATGGAAAGAGTTCTGAGATAAAGGAAAATGGTGATCTCCGGCCAGTTTCATGCGATTTGTCTGGTGAAGGTCTGCCTTATGCTCCCGAGAATTTTCCTCTTCCTGGTGATAAATGGGGGTGGAAAGTGGGGAAGAGAGTGGCCATTACTGGCCATTATCAGGATAGGTACCTTTATCTTCCGGAGCGACTCCGTGCTTCTGAGAAGTTGACGAGCAAGAAGTCCTGCTTTGCGAGTAAGCTTTCGGTTGAACGGTACATCCGAACCAAATTCCCCGATGCAGATATTGATGCCTTTTTCGCATCCTTCATCTGGAAAATTCCCTCGGCCAAACTGCCGTTGGCACACG GCATTGCCATAAGGCGTCCATTCTTTCCTGCACATAATgaagagattgtggagcatTCTGAGTCGGATTCTGATCTTGGCATTTTGAGGTGCAAGGCACAAAATAGGATGTGCAGTAGCTTACTTGAGCAATCAGAGAAACTAGCCAGCCCATCTTGGCCTTGTGATCATTGCTGCAGTGAAAGCCGGTTTTGCCGAGATTGTTGTTGCATCCTATGTTGGAAGACCATAAGTTCAGCTAGTGGATTGTGTGATTACATCAGATGCGAAGCAATGATTGATGCAAATCATATCTGTGGGCATATTGCTCACCTGGACTGTGCTCTCCAAGCTTACATGGCTGGAACAGTAGGAGGGGTAATTGGGTTGGACGCCGAGTATTATTGCCGACGTTGTGATGTGAAAACTGGGCTAGTCCCCCATGTTACCAGGCTGTTGGAAGCTTCTAAATCTATTGATTCTCCCCATGAACGTGAGAAGATTTTGAAACTTGCTTTCTGCCTCTTACGCGGTTCTCAGAAAACAAGTGCCAAGACTGTGCTCGAACTAATTGAGTCTGCTTTGACCAAG CTAAAATTCGCTGCTCGTGAGGATATTTCAACAGCAGACGTTAGTTCAG GCAGGGACGAGTCCATTATTTTTCATCATCGGACTCAATCTGCGAGACTTGACGAAGAGATTGATCAGGTCCTCCAGTCACTGAGAAAGTCGCAAGAACTCGAATATAGAATCGCAGAAGAACAGCTTCATGCTCAGAAGCGTTATCTTCACAATCTGTACCAGCAACTGGAGCAGGAGAGCTCCGAATTGGCGTGCCAAGAAATATCGGATGACTTTGACAACTTGCTGAATCTTGTGTTGAATAGGAATAATCAAATCAGGCAGGAAGTCCATAGACTCCAGAAGATGAAAGAAGTAGCAAAAGGGTTTGGTAAAACATCAAGAAGTACCCTGAGAGAGCATTTCGGTCTAGACGTGGATGACCAAAGCCCATGA
- the LOC115750272 gene encoding protein OBERON 1 isoform X1 codes for MKQESSEIDNANETDGNIHGPINCQEMRESTEITVLDESNGKSSEIKENGDLRPVSCDLSGEGLPYAPENFPLPGDKWGWKVGKRVAITGHYQDRYLYLPERLRASEKLTSKKSCFASKLSVERYIRTKFPDADIDAFFASFIWKIPSAKLPLAHGIAIRRPFFPAHNEEIVEHSESDSDLGILRCKAQNRMCSSLLEQSEKLASPSWPCDHCCSESRFCRDCCCILCWKTISSASGLCDYIRCEAMIDANHICGHIAHLDCALQAYMAGTVGGVIGLDAEYYCRRCDVKTGLVPHVTRLLEASKSIDSPHEREKILKLAFCLLRGSQKTSAKTVLELIESALTKLKFAAREDISTADVSSAVTDNGNPSLEGRDESIIFHHRTQSARLDEEIDQVLQSLRKSQELEYRIAEEQLHAQKRYLHNLYQQLEQESSELACQEISDDFDNLLNLVLNRNNQIRQEVHRLQKMKEVAKGFGKTSRSTLREHFGLDVDDQSP; via the exons ATGAAGCAAGAATCCTCGGAGATTGATAACGCCAATGAGACTGATGGAAACATCCATGGTCCAATAAATTGTCAGGAAATGCGGGAATCAACAGAGATCACTGTCCTTGATGAGAGTAATGGAAAGAGTTCTGAGATAAAGGAAAATGGTGATCTCCGGCCAGTTTCATGCGATTTGTCTGGTGAAGGTCTGCCTTATGCTCCCGAGAATTTTCCTCTTCCTGGTGATAAATGGGGGTGGAAAGTGGGGAAGAGAGTGGCCATTACTGGCCATTATCAGGATAGGTACCTTTATCTTCCGGAGCGACTCCGTGCTTCTGAGAAGTTGACGAGCAAGAAGTCCTGCTTTGCGAGTAAGCTTTCGGTTGAACGGTACATCCGAACCAAATTCCCCGATGCAGATATTGATGCCTTTTTCGCATCCTTCATCTGGAAAATTCCCTCGGCCAAACTGCCGTTGGCACACG GCATTGCCATAAGGCGTCCATTCTTTCCTGCACATAATgaagagattgtggagcatTCTGAGTCGGATTCTGATCTTGGCATTTTGAGGTGCAAGGCACAAAATAGGATGTGCAGTAGCTTACTTGAGCAATCAGAGAAACTAGCCAGCCCATCTTGGCCTTGTGATCATTGCTGCAGTGAAAGCCGGTTTTGCCGAGATTGTTGTTGCATCCTATGTTGGAAGACCATAAGTTCAGCTAGTGGATTGTGTGATTACATCAGATGCGAAGCAATGATTGATGCAAATCATATCTGTGGGCATATTGCTCACCTGGACTGTGCTCTCCAAGCTTACATGGCTGGAACAGTAGGAGGGGTAATTGGGTTGGACGCCGAGTATTATTGCCGACGTTGTGATGTGAAAACTGGGCTAGTCCCCCATGTTACCAGGCTGTTGGAAGCTTCTAAATCTATTGATTCTCCCCATGAACGTGAGAAGATTTTGAAACTTGCTTTCTGCCTCTTACGCGGTTCTCAGAAAACAAGTGCCAAGACTGTGCTCGAACTAATTGAGTCTGCTTTGACCAAG CTAAAATTCGCTGCTCGTGAGGATATTTCAACAGCAGACGTTAGTTCAG CTGTGACTGATAATGGAAATCCTTCTCTAGAAGGCAGGGACGAGTCCATTATTTTTCATCATCGGACTCAATCTGCGAGACTTGACGAAGAGATTGATCAGGTCCTCCAGTCACTGAGAAAGTCGCAAGAACTCGAATATAGAATCGCAGAAGAACAGCTTCATGCTCAGAAGCGTTATCTTCACAATCTGTACCAGCAACTGGAGCAGGAGAGCTCCGAATTGGCGTGCCAAGAAATATCGGATGACTTTGACAACTTGCTGAATCTTGTGTTGAATAGGAATAATCAAATCAGGCAGGAAGTCCATAGACTCCAGAAGATGAAAGAAGTAGCAAAAGGGTTTGGTAAAACATCAAGAAGTACCCTGAGAGAGCATTTCGGTCTAGACGTGGATGACCAAAGCCCATGA